One Pochonia chlamydosporia 170 chromosome 5, whole genome shotgun sequence DNA segment encodes these proteins:
- a CDS encoding acetyl-CoA synthetase-like protein (similar to Dichomitus squalens LYAD-421 SS1 XP_007360451.1) — MATIQTHLSILEAKAASHGSLPLLKIPNGDLPDNGWRDVTFAQFLNDVETYARYWVQEFSKAGWEKQSIIGIWLKGTSYLDLVNIWAVSRAGYIPQLISIRMPNPDVVFEMLKQAGAAALIVDPSFEPLLTETTLPILFSASLTSSSGDGLPKLPQLDTPPDPNDTLMIFHTSGSTSGNPKLVPVTARWLDFAIEKMSHSKLLSSSGKQQVVVSGGSFCHMASNLLMWGYIYRSGCIIVPTELPYSSSELKQMVSQCGLTKLNMFSGFLSKMLAEARHDESVLAMLKDFEYVVYSGLVLNEEDRAWAQNQGLKLVNVFASTEVGVMLQSDEPSGNILKPAPGTIYEFIPLPDTLSLEKPLLELVVFPESKDCPPTQLRSPVTGKFHTGDLFTEEDPGLYTFQGRNDAWIKMENAMRCNTAEIEENAMQTCGADLIDVAAVVGAGRPSPVLIVEPKEGKAISGSESSINSLRSEILQRILPFQSRRYIHERVDNISLVLIAPRGSLPRTATKGNIRRAVVEQQYQTEMDSIFLLPN; from the exons ATGGCAACAATACAAACTCACCTCTCGATATTggaagccaaggcagcaagcCACGGTTCCCTACCTTTACTCAAGATCCCAAATGGTGACTTGCCGGACAATGGCTGGAGGGATGTTACTTTCGCCCAATTTTTGAACGATGTCGAAACCTATGCTCGATACTGGGTACAGGAATTTTCGAAAGCAGGATGGGAGAAACAGTCTATCATTGGCATCTG GCTTAAAGGCACGTCATATCTGGATCTTGTGAACATTTGGGCAGTTTCTAGAGCAGGATATATACCCCAGCTCATTTCAATTCGTATGCCCAACCCAGATGTGGTATTCGAAATGCTCAAGCAGGCTGGGGCTGCGGCACTGATCGTTGACCCAAGTTTCGAGCCGCTTCTCACAGAAACTACATTACCGATCTTGTTCAGCGCGAGCTTGACATCCTCAAGTGGTGACGGTCTGCCAAAGCTACCGCAACTGGACACACCCCCAGACCCTAACGACACATTGATGATCTTCCACACATCCGGCTCGACATCCGGAAACCCTAAATTAGTACCCGTAACTGCACGCTGGTTGGATTTCGCAATCGAGAAGATGAGCCACTCGAAACTGTTATCTTCGTCCGGAAAGCAACAGGTTGTTGTATCTGG TGGGAGCTTTTGCCACATGGCAAGCAATCTTCTCATGTGGGGATACATCTACCGAAGCGGATGCATCATTGTTCCAACAGAGCTTCCGTACTCTTCTTCAGAGCTTAAACAGATGGTGTCACAGTGTGGGCTGACAAAGTTGAACATGTTCTCGGGGTTTCTTTCCAAAATGCTCGCTGAGGCTCGTCATGACGAATCTGTTTTGGCTATGCTGAAAGACTTCGAGTACGTGGTCTACAGCGGATTGGTTCTTAATGAAGAAGATAGAGCTTGGGCACAAAATCAAGGTCTTAAACTTGTCAATGTGTTTGCATCTACGGAGGTAGGCGTCATGCTGCAGTCGGACGAACCATCAGGGAACATCCTGAAACCAGCCCCAGGAACAATCTACGAATTCATCCCTCTCCCTGATACTCTATCCTTAGAGAAGCCCCTACTGGAATTGGTGGTCTTCCCAGAATCGAAAGATTGCCCTCCAACCCAATTACGCAGCCCTGTCACGGGAAAGTTTCACACGGGAGACTTGTTTACCGAAGAGGATCCCGGGCTGTACACTTTTCAGGGCCGAAATGACGCCTGGATCAAGATGGAGAATGCTATGCGATGCAACACCGCAGAAATAGAAGAgaatgcaatgcaaacatGCGGTGCGGATCTCATCGACGTGGcagctgttgttggtgctggtcgTCCAAGTCCAGTGTTAATTGTTGAGCCAAAAGAGGGCAAAGCAATATCCGGTTCCGAAAGCAGCATCAATTCTCTAAGAAGTGAGATTTTGCAAAGGATCTTGCCTTTTCAAAGTCGAAGATATATCCATGAGCGTGTGGATAATATATCCTTGGTTTTGATTGCGCCAAGAGGAAGTCTCCCCCGTACGGCAACGAAGGGCAATATTCGGAGGGCAGTTGTTGAACAGCAGTATCAGACGGAAATGGATTCTATATTTTTGCTACCAAACTGA
- a CDS encoding xyloglucan-specific endo-beta-1,4-glucanase A (similar to Aspergillus niger CBS 513.88 XP_001390433.1) produces the protein MQPISTFLRVLTLTTSVLRVAADPIASTCEQYGTIPAANFLLNNNEWGLDTATSGSQCTYLDYDSGNTVSWQASWTWAGGSSTVKSYPNAGLNMAPTLLSSITSMPSTWNWSYTGTDLIADVAYDAFLSSTNSASAPHEYEIMIWLGAFGGIQPIGYGTPIASPTIGGITWNLYKGPNTWTVYSFVATSQINNFSGDIMNFFNYLIKNQGLPANYYLQVMQAGTEPMTGSNAWFTVSPYTLTMNT, from the exons ATGCAGCCCATTTCAACCTTCTTGAGAGTTCTCACTCTCACCACTTCTGTTCTGAGAGTTGCGGCAGACCCCATTGCCTCAACGTGCGAGCAGTATGGGACTATACCAGCTGCAAATTTCCTCCTAAACAATAATGAATGGGGTTTAGATACTGCCACGTCAGGCTCTCAATGCACCTACCTAGACTATGACAGCGGAAATACCGTCTCCTGGCAGGCTTCGTGGACATGGGCAGGGGGTAGTTCTACCGTAAAGAGCTATCCAAATGCCGGATTGAACATGGCACCAACACTCTTGAGTTCTATAACTAGCATGCCATCGACGTGGAACTGGAG CTATACTGGAACGGACCTCATAGCTGATGTAGCCTATGACGCATTCCTGTCTTCGACTAATTCTGCCTCTGCACCTCATGAATACGAGATCATGATTTGGCTCGGAGCATTCGGAGGTATTCAACCAATAGGCTATGGCACACCAATTGCGTCCCCAACCATTGGTGGCATCACTTGGAATCTGTACAAAGGCCCCAATACTTGGACCGTGTATAGTTTTGTTGCTACCAGTCAGATAAATAATTTCTCTGGCGATATAatgaacttcttcaactACCTCATTAAGAACCAAGGCTTGCCGGCAAACTACTACCTCCAAGTTATGCAAGCCGGAACGGAGCCCATGACCGGATCCAATGCCTGGTTTACGGTCAGCCCATACACGCTTACCATGAATACTTAA
- a CDS encoding salicylate hydroxylase (similar to Metarhizium robertsii ARSEF 23 XP_007823135.1), producing the protein MVTPGSGGRVVHRASLLRELLAPLPDDILHANKELDTVNEKNGQIELNFKGGSSYFFDGVVGADGIFGVVRNHVLQDSAAECAASPAGFWDYRNLVSMEKAKEHLGAEYFKVPIQYGWCGDGGFIMHDILNGTMVPCVMSGVEENPSQERKQPLTRDFLTSTFGSWLDGPIAEVIIATRRPASLLAMGA; encoded by the exons ATGGTGACACCTGGAAGTGGCGGCAGAGTCGTGCATCGTGCCTCCTTGCTGCGTGAATTGCTTGCGCCACTACCCGATGACATCCTCCACGCGAACAAAGAACTAGATACAGTAAACGAGAAGAATGGCCAAATTGAGCTAAACTTTAAAGGCGGATCATCATATTTCTTTGACGGGGTTGTCGGTGCGGATGGCATTTTTGGAGTTGTTCGAAACCACGTTCTCCAAGACTCGGCAGCCGAGTGCGCCGCGTCACCCGCCGGATTCTGGGATTACAGAAACTTGGTCTCTATGGAAAAAGCGAAAGAACACCTGGGTGCTGAGTACTTCAAAGTCCCGATACAGTACGGAtggtgtggtgatggaggtttCATTATGCATGATATCCTGAACGGAACCATGGTGCCGTGCGTCATGTCGGGTGTCGAGGAGAATCCTTCTCAAGAGCGCAAACAGCCCCTCACAAGAGACTTTTTAACAAGTACATTTGGGAGCTGGCTAGATGGACCGATTGCCGAGG TTATTATTGCAACAAGACGACCCGCATCGCTACTCGCAATGGGAGCATAA
- a CDS encoding hybrid NRPS/PKS enzyme (similar to Neosartorya fischeri NRRL 181 XP_001258701.1), protein MTIGIGRALAVELPHVNINYLDFDSAVSWDAGFIVRHVLEMTFSSSSEKNSENMLWTLESEVLVKDGQVLVPRVVPDTAANELYNAKRRTIKKLLSSDERVEIVHDGALSRARLVKGDQLHFPAAYAVVNVDMSLAIHVLEESPCFLCFGKLQKSGEAVFALAETASSAVVVPKESVFKLHDVQTSDSQTLAAMASALIVSTIISTMSTHRPILVCGVPRNVQGIISTLAMNMGHRLLFLKVATQVSRDEIPGCIVIHPCAPTRHIRSQIPHDSAVLYALSNDDIETVLPLLPKGCIIQSFDPGFTIRQPASHVGRVLKEAYQACQTLSPELLGSVSLETVHIRDVPDKLHEYRERLSAAVVYDRDLPVSVSLQSFDPRNIFSSMKTYFFVGMTGELGQSLCRYIVQAGARHIVLASRNPTENMEWVSEMRLKGIYLHIVRMDVTLQSQVRETLAMIRRTMPPIGGVANAALVLESGIFVNASAESVERQMKPKVSGLSNLDQEFSNDSLDFFLAFGSLGTVCGTAGQAVYHAGNMFMSSMIEKRRRRGQAASILQLGLLVDVGYVSRTDREQSTDLEGTLRAFSLTPLSESEFHYAVLQAIISGKPGSASGEVIVGIEPYVDRGDKTNRPSWVEKACFSPMVKAPVSVATANPLNVMPQSVQVAREELNKAKDFSEAVATVQKMFCRKISTMVRIPESSIDHNSPVADVGLDSLHGIEMRNWLFKEINIRLPLLRILGREPLSSLCASVAKEFMDIKPVQGDIPEGTDATPAHLDQCIDLEDNVLQCVDAVTKETVSEVTIGLPSSQDEDSRSQTPSTPVDTATPTSDSVASDHVPWGSLPVDKNGDVSCPSLNMDTTGRQADLKAKIIMRRPSTAEAASEYQRTERLSFAQTGIHFLHTLSKRPTSLNVTVQYTIKGSLNIDRLSRAIEMVLGHYQAHQACYLADSGSAETRQYLSKEAKRSRLITLEGTEADARLAFDTISNQEYSLSTGETFRAVLIAHEPERHSLVLGFHLIASDAYSFSIFLKELNRAYQMLPLSPSPGLFLNFACQQRQDLEYGKFSESITYWKSQLLPLAAPMPLLPLSKAKTRQARQFYGNNKASRELNSSIVENISKVSQLHGATCMQFYLAVLQVLLMRLVEIDDMCIGVTDSGRDPTGDFVNSIGHFANVLPMRFMTDLSQTFESLLNATSQIVLSSFEHSQIPFDVLLEKFGIERSPLSTPVFQVAFNYRLGDIMQQSLGDCIMTMERYDDVKTAYDLTINVTKTPEQGHLLECITADNLYSPTATEFILDTFVSLIKDLSQDQSVRIQDCPLFSDDQIQHGTSLGRGPSRIFSWPRTLSERFMQVAADFPNVVAIKDQNISLAYSQLSDQVAEYAARLLDANVEFGSRIIVLCEPSVDLYTILLAILHIGAVYVPLDANLPLTRQIAIVEACCPDLLIYHEATSNSAVSLKGIPGLKSISFSDLQACPVEYQQLCPAATLTGDEDGFILFTSGTTSTPKGILLSQSGIMNYAASKSELLCLDQVTVLQQTSISFDMAIAQAFNAFANGGTLVIAPSNVRGDPIELAKVMLAGNIQFTLCTPSEYLMLTTFAADILKQCSSWKYACSGGEVVTERLVNAIQDLELPDLTFTDCYGPTEISCATTFRQVELSSPVVDTVSDAPIAQEEAGRSVGMPIPNTHIYILSERDSSPLPQGMPGEICVAGSGVAKGYLLEELNQQKFVLNPFATLDDKTQEWHVMYRTGDRGLLQPDGSLTFLGRTDGGSAVIKLRGMRIDLGEVANAIIKAASQHGVVDAVVVSRGEPQYLICYVVLATGVFMKQQRLQSFLQDIELPRYMIPSAVFALERFPITSNGKIDRAALEALPVPDEPHSSEESDSTLTVPEIELQNIWRDVLGEAAKTAEIGADTDFFTVGGSSLLLVHLQSALTDRTGVTLSLQQLYQATTLRPMSALMHADRVRLTEDKIDWVEETSMPANFQDIAPCSSTVALRKHKRHVLLTGSTSFLGQEILRQLITNNDVEKVHCIAVPDAERHNVPMQEHSKVVIYSGSLQSPTLGLSSKQREFLQSNVDQIIHAAVQGHCMNNYKSVRQALYLSTQSLVRLLALPRRIPFHFVSAPRVVLLSGKVEGQPVSMSRYHPPTDGSQGVTAANWASEQFLEHASRDLGLPVVINRHCALVGERAPADDVMNSVIRFSLLTGRVPHISAATGFFDFEDVSVVAAELANQPLASPGQVCFRHQSSNVRVPFNKLACRLQQVHNREFEVVDASEWLDCAVTAGMEHLLFIHLRATMASGSPIIFPYLGE, encoded by the coding sequence ATGACAATCGGAATCGGGCGTGCGTTGGCTGTGGAGTTACCTCACGTCAATATCAACTACCTGGATTTCGACAGTGCTGTCTCTTGGGACGCTGGCTTTATTGTTCGACATGTATTGGAAATGACtttctcgtcatcttctgAAAAGAATTCAGAGAATATGCTCTGGACATTGGAGTCAGAAGTTCTGGTGAAGGACGGTCAAGTCCTCGTGCCAAGAGTAGTACCCGATACTGCAGCAAACGAACTTTACAACGCGAAGCGTCGAACAATAAAGAAGCTTCTCTCATCTGATGAACGAGTTGAAATTGTTCATGATGGGGCTTTGTCACGGGCAAGGCTGGTCAAAGGGGATCAGCTTCACTTTCCAGCAGCTTACGCCGTGGTCAATGTGGATATGTCGCTGGCGATTCATGTTTTAGAAGAATCTCCTTGCTTTCTATGCTTCGGAAAACTCCAAAAGTCCGGTGAAGCtgtgtttgctttggcggaGACTGCATCCTCAGCTGTGGTGGTACCCAAGGAGAGTGTTTTCAAGCTCCATGATGTTCAAACTTCGGACAGCCAGACGTTGGCTGCAATGGCATCTGCTCTCATTGTCTCGACAATAATTTCGACCATGTCAACTCATAGACCTATACTAGTATGCGGTGTGCCCAGAAACGTGCAAGGTATTATTTCTACCTTGGCGATGAACATGGGACATCGACTACTGTTCCTCAAGGTTGCCACACAAGTTTCGCGAGACGAAATCCCGGGTTGCATAGTCATACATCCATGTGCTCCCACTCGACATATTCGAAGTCAAATTCCTCATGATTCAGCGGTATTGTATGCTCTATCAAATGACGACATCGAAACAGTACTGCCGCTCTTACCAAAGGGTTGCATAATCCAATCATTCGACCCAGGCTTCACAATTCGTCAACCCGCCAGTCATGTAGGAAGAGTTTTAAAAGAGGCTTACCAAGCTTGTCAGACTCTGTCTCCAGAATTACTGGGATCAGTATCATTGGAAACAGTCCACATCAGAGACGTGCCAGACAAACTTCATGAGTATCGAGAGCGCCTTTCTGCAGCGGTCGTATATGACAGGGACCTGCCAGTCAGTGTTTCTCTTCAATCTTTTGATCCACGAAACATCTTTTCTTCGATGAAGACTTACTTCTTCGTGGGAATGACGGGAGAGCTTGGACAGTCCTTATGCCGCTATATCGTACAGGCTGGGGCTCGACACATTGTTCTCGCCAGCCGCAATCCCACCGAGAATATGGAGTGGGTTTCAGAGATGCGATTAAAGGGTATTTACCTTCACATCGTGAGGATGGATGTAACTCTACAGTCACAAGTGCGGGAAACTCTCGCCATGATAAGACGTACCATGCCTCccattggtggtgttgccaaTGCTGCCCTTGTCTTGGAGTCCGGCATATTTGTCAATGCCTCCGCCGAGAGTGTGGAAAGGCAAATGAAACCAAAGGTATCTGGTCTATCTAACCTTGATCAAGAGTTTTCCAACGACAGCTTAGACTTCTTTCTCGCGTTTGGATCCTTGGGCACGGTGTGTGGCACGGCAGGTCAGGCCGTGTATCACGCCGGCAACATGTTTATGTCTAGTATGATCGAGAAACggagacgacgaggacagGCAGCATCAATCCTTCAGCTAGGCTTGCTTGTGGACGTGGGTTACGTATCGAGGACAGATCGGGAACAGAGCACAGATCTTGAAGGCACTCTCCGGGCCTTTTCACTCACTCCTCTGTCAGAGTCGGAATTTCACTATGCTGTACTTCAGGCGATCATATCCGGGAAACCAGGTTCTGCCAGCGGAGAAGTCATCGTGGGTATTGAGCCATACGTAGATCGTGGCGACAAAACGAACCGGCCGTCTTGGGTTGAGAAGGCATGCTTCTCTCCGATGGTGAAGGCACCAGTGTCTGTGGCAACCGCGAATCCTCTGAACGTGATGCCACAGTCTGTCCAAGTCGCGCGCGAAGAGCTAAATAAGGCTAAAGATTTTAGTGAAGCTGTTGCAACAGTACAGAAAATGTTTTGCAGAAAGATTAGCACGATGGTGAGGATCCCTGAGAGCTCAATTGATCACAATAGCCCTGTGGCGGATGTTGGTCTTGATTCGCTTCACGGCATTGAAATGCGTAACTGGCTTTTCAAGGAGATAAACATTCGTCTTCCTTTACTGAGGATACTCGGGAGAGAACCGCTCTCCTCTCTTTGTGCGAGTGTGGCAAAAGAATTCATGGACATTAAACCGGTGCAGGGCGACATCCCCGAGGGTACGGATGCAACTCCTGCTCATCTCGACCAGTGCATCGATTTGGAAGATAACGTGTTGCAATGCGTAGATGCAGTGACCAAGGAAACCGTTTCCGAAGTGACCATTGGGTTGCCATCGTCCCAAGACGAAGACAGCCGCTCGCAAACACCGTCCACACCAGTCGAtacggcaacaccaacatctgACTCCGTGGCAAGCGACCACGTACCTTGGGGTAGTCTCCCAGTCGACAAAAATGGCGACGTTTCCTGTCCATCGCTTAATATGGACACCACGGGGCGCCAGGCTGATCTGAAAGCGAAAATCATAATGCGGAGGCCATCCACCGCAGAAGCAGCTTCCGAGTATCAACGGACTGAGCGACTGTCTTTTGCTCAGACAGGAATTCACTTCTTACACACACTCTCCAAACGTCCAACTTCGCTGAATGTAACTGTACAATATACAATAAAGGGTTCGTTAAACATTGATCGGCTATCCAGGGCCATCGAGATGGTATTGGGCCATTATCAGGCCCACCAAGCTTGCTACCTTGCAGACTCAGGCAGTGCAGAGACCAGACAATACCTTTCCAAAGAGGCGAAACGAAGCCGGTTGATTACGTTAGAAGGAACCGAAGCAGATGCTCGGCTTGCGTTCGACACTATATCTAACCAAGAGTACTCGCTGTCCACTGGTGAGACTTTCCGAGCCGTTCTCATTGCCCACGAACCCGAGAGGCATAGTCTTGTCTTGGGCTTTCATTTGATTGCTAGCGATGCGTATAGCTTCAGCATCTTTCTCAAAGAGCTCAACCGCGCTTACCAAATGCTGCCGCTTTCGCCCAGCCCTGGCCTGTTCTTGAATTTTGCTTGCCAACAGCGCCAAGATCTCGAGTACGGCAAGTTTTCCGAATCGATCACGTATTGGAAGAGTCAATTGCTTCCCCTAGCGGCTCCTATGCCACTACTTCCCCTTTCCAAAGCCAAAACCAGGCAGGCACGCCAATTCTACGGCAACAATAAGGCGTCTAGGGAGCTTAACAGCTCCATTGTCGAAAATATCAGCAAAGTCAGTCAACTACATGGAGCAACATGTATGCAGTTTTATTTGGCAGTTTTACAAGTCTTACTTATGAGACTTGTGGAAATCGACGACATGTGTATTGGCGTCACAGATAGCGGCCGGGACCCGACTGGCGACTTCGTCAACTCCATCGGCCACTTTGCCAACGTACTCCCAATGCGGTTTATGACAGATCTAAGTCAGACTTTTGAGAGTCTTTTAAACGCTACTTCTCAAATTGTTCTGAGCTCGTTTGAGCATTCACAAATCCCCTTTGATGTTCTTTTAGAGAAGTTTGGCATTGAACGGTCTCCGCTTAGCACACCGGTGTTCCAAGTAGCATTCAACTATCGTCTAGGCGACATAATGCAGCAGTCACTAGGAGACTGTATCATGACCATGGAGAGGTATGATGATGTCAAAACAGCCTACGACTTGACGATAAATGTTACCAAAACTCCTGAGCAGGGACACCTTCTGGAATGTATTACCGCGGACAATCTTTATTCACCTACGGCTACGGAGTTCATACTGGACACTTTTGTTTCTCTCATTAAAGACTTGTCGCAGGATCAATCTGTTCGAATCCAAGATTGCCCGCTATTCTCAGACGACCAAATTCAGCATGGCACGAGTCTCGGACGCGGACCTTCCAGAATATTTTCGTGGCCACGTACGCTTTCGGAGAGGTTCATGCAAGTGGCTGCTGATTTTCCAAACGTAGTTGCAATCAAAGACCAAAACATTTCGTTGGCTTACAGCCAACTCTCTGACCAAGTGGCCGAATACGCAGCGAGATTGCTGGATGCGAATGTCGAATTCGGATCTCGAATCATCGTATTGTGCGAGCCGAGCGTAGATCTTTACACCATCCTGCTTGCAATACTTCATATCGGTGCAGTATATGTCCCTTTGGATGCTAACTTGCCTCTTACACGCCAAATTGCAATTGTAGAGGCGTGCTGCCCAGACCTACTTATATACCACGAAGCGACGAGCAACTCCGCCGTCTCGCTCAAAGGCATCCCTGGGCTGAAGTCAATTTCTTTTTCCGATCTTCAGGCTTGCCCTGTCGAGTATCAGCAACTTTGTCCTGCCGCGACGTTGACtggggatgaagatggtttCATTCTTTTTACTAGTGGTACCACAAGTACGCCAAAGGGCATTCTTCTCAGTCAAAGTGGTATCATGAACTACGCAGCCTCCAAGAGTGAGCTCCTGTGTCTCGATCAAGTCACGGTATTACAACAGACTTCTATCAGTTTCGACATGGCTATTGCTCAGGCATTCAACGCTTTCGCCAACGGTGGAACTCTTGTTATTGCTCCGTCAAATGTTCGCGGTGACCCAATCGAGCTGGCGAAAGTTATGCTTGCAGGGAATATACAGTTTACGTTATGTACACCATCGGAGTATCTCATGCTCACCACGTTTGCTGCAGATATATTGAAGCAGTGTTCGTCCTGGAAATATGCCTGTTCAGGTGGGGAAGTCGTCACAGAGAGGCTTGTCAACGCGATACAAGATTTAGAGCTTCCTGACCTCACATTCACGGACTGCTATGGCCCTACGGAGATTTCCTGCGCAACCACGTTCCGACAAGTCGAACTCAGCTCGCCCGTTGTGGATACAGTCAGCGACGCTCCCATTGCTCAAGAGGAGGCTGGACGGTCAGTTGGTATGCCGATTCCTAACACCCACATCTACATCTTGAGTGAGAGGGACAGTTCGCCGTTGCCTCAGGGAATGCCAGGAGAAATATGCGTTGCAGGAAGCGGCGTGGCAAAGGGCTACTTACTGGAAGAACTAAATCAGCAGAAATTTGTCTTGAACCCTTTCGCAACATTGGATGACAAGACTCAAGAATGGCATGTAATGTATAGAACTGGGGACAGGGGACTTCTACAGCCCGATGGCTCACTGACATTTCTTGGGCGAACTGATGGAGGTAGTGCGGTCATCAAGCTTCGCGGAATGCGGATTGACTTGGGAGAAGTTGCCAATGCCATTATCAAGGCAGCATCTCAACATGGAgtggttgatgctgttgttgtgtCTCGCGGTGAGCCGCAATATCTCATTTGCTACGTGGTGCTGGCAACTGGAGTCTTCATGAAACAACAGCGGCTTCAATCATTTCTACAAGACATAGAATTACCTCGCTACATGATTCCTTCAGCTGTCTTTGCACTGGAGCGCTTCCCCATCACCTCGAATGGGAAGATAGACCGAGCCGCACTAGAGGCCCTTCCTGTCCCAGACGAACCACACAGCAGCGAAGAATCCGATTCAACCCTAACTGTACCCGAGATAGAACTGCAAAATATCTGGAGAGATGTGCTGGGCGAAGCTGCGAAGACAGCTGAGATCGGTGCTGATACCGATTTTTTCACTGTTGGCGGAAGTTCGTTGCTTCTTGTTCACCTACAAAGCGCCTTGACAGATCGAACCGGCGTAACATTGTCGCTCCAACAACTCTATCAGGCTACCACTCTCAGGCCAATGAGCGCACTGATGCATGCAGATCGTGTTCGGTTGACAGAAGACAAAATTGACTGGGTTGAGGAAACATCTATGCCTGCTAACTTTCAGGACATTGCGCCATGTTCATCAACGGTTGCGTTGAGAAAACATAAACGCCACGTACTGCTTACCGGCTCAACGAGCTTTCTTGGGCAAGAAATTCTCCGCCAACTAATCACAAACAACGATGTTGAGAAAGTTCATTGCATTGCAGTTCCCGATGCCGAGAGGCACAATGTTCCGATGCAGGAGCACAGCAAGGTAGTCATCTACTCTGGCAGCCTGCAAAGTCCTACATTAGGACTATCAAGCAAACAAAGAGAGTTCCTGCAGTCAAACGTAGACCAGATAATACACGCCGCCGTCCAGGGTCACTGCATGAACAACTACAAATCCGTCAGACAGGCGCTCTACCTCTCTACGCAAAGCCTAGTCAGACTGCTGGCTCTTCCCAGACGTATACCCTTCCACTTTGTATCTGCTCCGCGCGTGGTACTTCTTTCTGGGAAAGTTGAAGGACAACCAGTCTCCATGTCTCGGTATCACCCGCCAACAGATGGCTCGCAGGGTGTTACTGCGGCAAATTGGGCAAGTGAGCAGTTCTTGGAACATGCTTCGCGAGACTTGGGATTACCGGTCGTTATCAATCGCCATTGCGCCTTGGTTGGCGAGCGGGCACCAGCAGACGACGTCATGAACTCGGTCATACGCTTCTCACTGTTAACAGGACGAGTGCCACATATCTCGGCGGCAACTGGCTtcttcgactttgaagatgtcTCGGTGGTGGCGGCCGAGTTGGCAAATCAGCCTCTGGCAAGTCCGGGGCAAGTCTGCTTCCGCCACCAGAGCAGTAATGTGCGAGTGCCTTTCAACAAACTCGCATGTCGATTGCAGCAGGTTCATAACCGTGAATTTGAGGTTGTGGATGCGTCGGAATGGCTTGACTGTGCGGTGACAGCGGGCATGGAGCATCTGCTGTTCATACATCTGAGAGCTACTATGGCGAGTGGTTCTCCTATTATCTTCCCGTACCTGGGTGAATAA